The Aeoliella mucimassa genome includes the window CTGCTCGAGGTGTTCTTCAAGACGCACGATCCCACCACCCGCAACCGGCAAGGGGTCGATGTCGGCTCGCAGTACCGCAGCGCGGTCTTCTATCACTCGCAAGAGCAAAAGGAAGTCGCCGAGCAAATCATCAAGGCCCTCAACGAAGAACAGGTGTACGACAACCCCATCGTCACCGAAGTGACCGAGTTCACCAAGTTCTGGCCCGCCGAGGATTACCACCAGAACTACCTGGCCGAGAATCCCCAAAACCCCTACTGCCAGCGCGTGGTCCAGCCGAAGGTGGAGAAGTTCCGCAAGGTGTTCAAGGACAAGCTGAAGAAGGAAGAAGTGGAAAAGTAGCGACACTCATCTTACGAGTGTAAAATAAGAACGATTTCCTTCAGGAGCATGCTATGGAACTTTCGATATCGCTCGCCACTCAGCAGAAGATTGACGCCCAATTGGCCACGGGAAAGTTCTCGCATGCCGAAGATGTCATCAACGAAGCCTTGGATCTATACGCGGAACATCAAGCGACGCTCACCGATCTGGAAGATAGCCTAAGAGATATTGAAGCAGGCCGACTTCGTCCCATCGGTGAAGTCGCTAACGAAGTGCGTTCAGCCAGAGGTTGGCAAACCTGATGGCGGATTTTCGTGTTCTAATAACCGACCGCGCATCAGCACAATTGCACGAGATAGTTGAGTGGATTGAACAACGTGCTCCAGAAACAGCCCAGCGCTGGTTCAAAAAGACACTCACGGAGATCACTTCACTTTCAATAATGCCACGACGGCACTCGCTTGCCAGGGAGTCCATTCAACTAAAAATGGAACTTCGAGAGATCCTCGTAGGCAAACGAAAATGGCGCGTGTTGTATACGATTCGCGATCAGGACGTGATCGTCATGTGCATACGTATCGGTGCTCTGGGGCCGGTGACAGCCGAAGACCTGTCAGGGGATTAACTCCCCTTACTTTTCGTAACCCAGGTTCGGGGCGAGCCAGCGTTCGACTTCGGCGACGCTCATTCCTTTGCGGCGGGCGTAGTCTTCCACTTGCTCCTTGGTGATGCGATCGACGGCAAAGTACCGTGACTCGGGGTGAGCAAAGTACAAGCCGCTGACGCTTGCTGCGGGATGCATCGCGTAGTTCTCGGTGAGCGTGATGCCGGTTTTCGCTTCGGCATCGAGCAACGTGAACAGCGTTTGCTTCTCGGTATGGTCGGGCTGGGCTGGGTATCCGGCCGCGGGACGGATGCCGCGATAGCGTTCGGCAATCAGTTCGTCGTTATTAAGCGACTCGTCTTGCCCGTAACCCCACTCGCGACGCACCTTGGCGTGCAGCGATTCGGCAAAGGCCTCGGCCAGTCGGTCGGCCACGGCCTTAATCATGATGCTGTTGTAGTCGTCGTGATCCGCATCGTACTTGGCAGCCAGCTCGTCGCAACCAACGCCGGTGGTTACGGCAAAGCCGCCCAAGTAGTCGGCCCGGCCCGAGTCGGTGGGGGCGATGAAGTCGGCCAGCGAGTAGTAGGCCTTCTGTCCCTTACGTTCCCACTGTTGCCGCAAGGCGTGGAACCGCGCCAGCTCGGTCGACCGCGAGTCGTCGGTGTAGAGGACGATGTCGTCCCCCTCCGAGTTGGCCGGCCAGAAACCGTACACCGCGCGGGCGGTGAGCAACTGCTCGGCGATCACCCGATCGAGCAACTCGTTGGCATCGTCGAATAGTTTCTTCGCTTCGGTGCCGAGGTTGGGATCGTCGAAGATCTTGGGATACTTGCCCTTCATTTCCCAGGTGAGGAAGAAGGGAGACCAGTCGATATAGTCGCGAAGCTCGGCCAGCGATTGGGTTTCGATCGTGCGGGTGCCGGTGAACTCCGGCGTGGGGATGTCGACCGTTTGCCAGTCGGTGGTAAAGCGGTTGGCCAGGGCCTCGGCGTAAGGCAACAGCGACACCGCCTGACGCTTCTCGTAGCTCGCCTTCAAATCGGCTTGCAGAACCTTGTTCTCTTCGATCAGCTTCGGCCGCGATTCGGGATTCATGACCTTCTCGACCACCGGCACGCTCCGCGACGCATCGACCACGTGCAGCACGGGAATCGAGCAGACCGGGGCGATCTTCACCGCGGTATGCTTAGCGCTGGTGGTTGCACCGCCGATGAGCAGCGGCAGATCGATTTCGAGTCGCTCCATCTCGCGAGCGACGTGAACCATCTCGTCGAGGCTCGGCGTAATTAGGCCCGACAGCCCGATCATGTCGACCCCTTCGTCCTTGGCGGCCTCGAGAATCTTCTCGCACGAGCACATGACGCCGAGGTCGATGACCTCGAAGTTGTTGCAGCCGAGCACCACGCCGACGATGTTCTTACCGATGTCGTGCACGTCGCCCTTCACGGTAGCCAGCAGCACCTTGCCGCGACTCTTCGCCGCATCGCCTGCAGCGGCCTTTTCGGCTTCCATGTAAGGAGTCAGGTAAGCGACCGCTTTCTTCATCACGCGGGCGCTCTTCACCACTTGCGGCAGGAACATTTTGCCCGCGCCGAACAGGTCGCCGACGATGCTCATGCCATCCATCAGCGGGCCTTCGATGATCTCCAGGCACTTGCTGTATTTCTGGCGGGCTTCCTCGGTGTCTTCGTCCACGTACTTGACGATGCCCTTGATCAACGCGTGCTTCAGGCGTTCTTCCACGGGGGCGGAACGCCATTCCTCGGCCGTGGCGGCGGCTTCGCCGGAGTCTTGCTTCTTCACCGATTCGGCAAAGTCGACCAATCGCTCGGTGGCATCGTCGCGGCGGTTGAGAATAACGTCTTCGACCAGTTCCTTGAGTTTCGGTTCGATCTCGTCGTACACCACCAACTGGCCCGCGTTCACGATGCCCATGTCCATGCCGGCTTGCACCGCATAGTACAGGAACACGCTATGAATCGCCTCGCGAACCGGATCGTTGCCGCGGAAGGAGAACGACACGTTCGACACGCCACCCGACACTTTCACGCCGGGGCATTCTTGTTTGATGCGCCGGGTCGCATTGATGAAATCGAGTGCGTAGTTGTTGTGCTCTTCGATTCCGGTAGCGACGGTCAGGATGTTGGGATCGAAGATGATGTCCTCGGCCGGGAACTTCAGCTCGCTGGTGAGCAGTTCGTACGCTCGTTTGCAGATGCGAACCTTTTCGTCCTCGGTGGCCGCCTGGCCTTGCTCGTCGAACGCCATGACGACGATCGCCGCGCCGTACTGCCGGCAGAGCTGCGCACGACGCAGGAATTCCTGCTCGCCATCCTTCAGGCTAATCGAGTTAACGATGGCCTTGCCTTGCACGGCTTGCAGGCCGGCTTCGATCACGTCCCACTTGCTGCTATCGATCATCACCGGCACCGCGGCGGTCTCGCCTTCGCCGGCCAGCAGCCGCAGGTAGTGCACCATTTCGGCTTCGCTATCGAGCAGCCCTTCGTCCATGTTCACGTCGAGCACGTTCGCGCCGTTTTCCACTTGCTCGCGGGCGACTTCCACCGCTTCTTCGTACTGCTTTTCGCGAACCAGGCGGGCGAACTTGCGGCTGCCGGTCACGTTGCTCCGCTCGCCGATCATCAGGAAGTTGCTATCGGGGCGCAGTTCGAGCGGTTGGGTGCCGCTTAATCGCAATCGTGGGGCGACGGTAGTCTTCGAGTGGGGAGCAAAGTCCTTCAGCTCCGCAACCATGGCGGCAATGTGATCGGGCGAGGTGCCGCAGCAACCGCCGACGATGTTTACCCAACCTTGCTTGGCGAACTCGCCGACGATCTTTGCCATCGCGGCCGGGCCGAGGTCGAACTGACCCATTTCGTTTGGCAAGCCCGCGTTGGCATGGCAGCTTACGTACGAGGTGGCCACGCTTTGCAGTAATTCGATGTGCGGCCGCATGATGTCGGGGCCGAGTGCGCAGTTCATGCCGACCGAGAGCATTGGGAAGTGCTCGATCGAGTTCCAGAACGCTTCGATCGATTGACCCGACACGAAGGTGCCGCCACCTTTGTCGAACGTGCCGGAGATCATCACCGGCACGCGATTGTCGCTTTCGCGGAAGTAATCCTCAATTGCAAACAAGCAGGCCTTGAGGTTCAGCGTGTCGATCACGGTTTCGGGCAGCAGGATGTCGACGCCGGCTTCCACCATGGCTTCGACCTGCACCCGGTACGAATCGACCATCTGCATGAAGTTCACGTCGCGATGGGCGGGATCTTCCACGCTCGTCGAGATGGCCATCTGCTTCGATGTGGGACCAATCGATCCGGCGACGAACCGTGGCTTGTCGGGCGTTTGCTCGGTGAATTCCGCGCAGGCTTGTTTGGCCAGCTGCACCGCGGCGACGTTTAGTTCGCGAGTCAGACCTACCGGATCGGCGAACTCGAAGTCCCCCATGCCGATCGGGCTGGCACCAAACGTATTGGTTTCGACGATGTCGGCACCAGCAGCCAGGTACTTGCGATGGATGGTGAGCTGCGCTTCGGGTTGCGTAATGCAGATCAGGTCGGCAAAGTTCTTGAGATCTTTGTGATGATCGGCAAATCGCTCGCCACGGATCTCTGCCTCGCCGATGCCAAGTGCTTGCACCTGGGTGCCAGTGGCTCCATCGAGGAACAGGATGCGGCGTTGGAGCAGTTCGTCCAGTTCAGCCGTACGATTTTTCACCGCCGATTGTGTCAGCATAAATGAGTATCTTGGGGATAGGGATCGATTCGTTGCGATAGCCAAAGTGGACCATGATAACATGGAACCCGGGGCTACTTAACCCTATCCCCAGGACAGTTATGCCTGGGGCGATGTTCGCTGGGGGGCCAATTTCCGCGGTTTACGGTTGTTCCGATAGCTCTTCTTCGGCCGCTTCCACCTCGGCTTCGGGCAGTTCGCGACCCATGTTGAACATCATCGCGTGCAACCCGGTATTGGTATCGAGCAAGTAGCCGCCGGTCGGGGCGAAGTAGCCCTCCAGCTTGTCGAATTCAGGCAGTTCGTTCGCTTCGAGCACGCCGAGCATGTTGCTAGCAAACGGGCTGTTTTCGCCGATCGTGCCGAGGAAGCTCCGAGTGCCATCGGACTGCGAGGTCTCAAACCAGTGACGGAACGTCTCTGCGGGATTGTTATACAGGAAGCCAACCATCTGCTTGCCGCGGGTCAGACGCTCGACCCGGCTTTGAATCACTTTGTACTCGATCGAATCCGACAAACGAGGACGCGAATCCTGGTGGGCTTCGATCATCTGTTCCAGCACGTTCGACGACATCGTGACGATCAGTGTGTTGTCCAAAATGCCGACCGCTGGCGTGAACGGGCGATTTTCTTCCGGCATGTTCCGCATCCACGGAGGAGCCATCGAGTAGTACTGTACTCCGCCGAATTCCACGTCTTCCCAGAATTCGCCCGCTGTTTCGCGGATCGCATCCAGCAGCTCTTGGCCTACTTCGGGATCAATCAGCTCCAGGCAGATTGCATGTTGCTCACCTTGAATACGGTTTGGTTCGTCAAAGCCAGAATATAGAGTGACCCTGCCCGAGAGGTTGTCAATGAAATACTCACGGAAGTCGACTCCCCAAGCATTGGTCGCGCCCGACTCGACTTCGTCGAGGAACGCTCCGTCGTAGCGGAAGTGGTCGTAGAGTTGGATCACGCGGTCATAGATGCCGACCGGATCGAGATAGGTGGTGCCATAGTTGCAGGCTTGAGCAGGCACGTAGTCTGGCGGAGTGATATCGCCATCGACGAAACGCAGCAGGGTGAGCACCCCTGCGCGAGGATTATCGAGCAGCAGATGCATGTGCATCAGCGTGTCCCAGTTTTCGGTGGCAAAGCTCGAGGTGCCGCCGAGCGACAGGATACCATCGAGCCCCAGAGCGGGGAACGTGGCCAGCGTGATCGACGCGCCGACGTTGCCTCGCATCGTGCGACGCACCACGAGAATCGGGTCGATATAGGCAACAATCTGCGGAGGTTCTTCGAGTTGGGTGCTGCACTCCTTGAGAATGGTCTGGAATTGGGGATTCTCGGCAAACGACCGCTCGCCTGGCAGCGGGCCTGGTTCCAGGGTGTCGTCATCGCTTTCGGCAACGTCCTCTTCGGTCAGTTCAACCGTGGGAGTCCGCCCCGCCCAGCGATCAAGCACGTGGCCGAGCAGCACTTCGTCGTTGCTTCCGATCAGGCAGCAATCTTTGATCAAGTAGCCGAACGAACTCGAGCGGTCGTCGCCGTCGCGGACGATCGTTACGGTTTCGCCACCGATTTCTTGCTCTTCGACCACCATGGCCCGATCGGCCCATCGTTGATCGAGTACCTCGACCAGGAAGTCGACGTTCTCCTGGGCGCCGTCGAAGTCGGCCAGCAGCAGGATGCCGAGGTTGTCGTCGCCGCGATCGATGAGGCCGATGGCGACTTCACCTTGGGGAATACGATCGAGGTCGGCCCACTCAAAGCCAGCTTCTTCCGAATTCCGCTCGTTAAACTGGTCGCCGACTAGGCTCCATATACCACCCACTAGGGGGGCGACTTCGGGATCGTTCAGCATGGCTCCGACGCCAGTTTGACGCCAGCGCTCGTAAAGCTCGCGACCATGGGCAATTCGGAAAAAAGCAGCTGTTTCGTAGGGAAATAGCCGCATTGCCGAAGGTCGGGATTCTACGGCCTCCTGGGCGTGGAGCTGCGGGGGCGTGAGGAGTGAGACAAGAAGGAGAACCGGCAAAAAATAGCGGGGTTTCATAATAGAAGATGCCAAATGGAGAGCAGATTAGTTGGTCCGAGGCGGTCAGCACCTGTTCATAAGTTATACTACTGCGTGCTGTCCTACTGCCATTTACCCCCGCAAATAGCAAGTTGTTTCTCGCAATCTGGAGTTTTCTTATGTCTCGCCACTTTCGCCAGCTAATGATCGTCGCGACCGTTGCCGGCTTTTTTGCCGTATCCCCTGTTTGGGGGCAAGGCATCGGCGGCAGCCGGACCACCGGCACAGGCACTACCGGAATGAGCTCGGGAATTGGCACCTCCGGCATTGGAGGTAGCTCGCTGGGGGGCGGCATCGGAACTAGCGGAATTGGTTCCGGCGGCTTTGGCACCAGCGGAATCGGCCAAGGCGGCTTCGGCCAAAGCACTTCTGGCATTGGAAATCAGTCCAACAGTGGGTTCGTCGGTCGCACGAGTGACGACGTAACCAACATGTTTAACAACATGACCCGCCAGAATACCCAGGGCGGTCAGTCGGGACGCACGCGAAACAGCAGCAACCGTAGCACTCGGAGCAGTAGCTCCAACCGAGTCCAGCAGCCAGTTCGTGTGACCCTGAAAGTGGCTTTCGATCACCCCGCGATTCGTACTCCACAGCGAACGATTGCTGAGAACGAAAAAGTAATGGAGCTGCTCACCGACCAGAATCTGTCGGGCGTCAGCATGTCTCGTAGCGAAGGACGCGTAGTGCTCGGTGGCACCGCTCCCACGGCTTGGGATCGCAAGGTCGCTGAGAAACTCGTCTCGCTGCAGCCTACCGTGGTCAGCGTATCGAACGAGATGAGTGTTTCCGAAACGGTCAGCACTCCCTCGCCGGAATAGACTGCTACGCGCGTTACTTGTTGGGAACTAAGGCCCTGCTTACTTCTTGATCGAAGGCAACGTGGCCGTCGAAGGTGCGTTGCCCACTTCCACTCTGGTGGTAACGTCCCCTTCTTGCGTGGTCACCACTGGCGAGCGACGGAACTTGCCCGGCAGCGAGATCGTAGTGGCCTTCATCTGCAGCTTGTTCTGCTCAGCGGTAGTGGCATCACGCACTTCCACCTTGGTGGTGTACCCTGCCTGCTCGATATTGGCC containing:
- a CDS encoding type II toxin-antitoxin system ParD family antitoxin; translated protein: MELSISLATQQKIDAQLATGKFSHAEDVINEALDLYAEHQATLTDLEDSLRDIEAGRLRPIGEVANEVRSARGWQT
- the metH gene encoding methionine synthase, with product MLTQSAVKNRTAELDELLQRRILFLDGATGTQVQALGIGEAEIRGERFADHHKDLKNFADLICITQPEAQLTIHRKYLAAGADIVETNTFGASPIGMGDFEFADPVGLTRELNVAAVQLAKQACAEFTEQTPDKPRFVAGSIGPTSKQMAISTSVEDPAHRDVNFMQMVDSYRVQVEAMVEAGVDILLPETVIDTLNLKACLFAIEDYFRESDNRVPVMISGTFDKGGGTFVSGQSIEAFWNSIEHFPMLSVGMNCALGPDIMRPHIELLQSVATSYVSCHANAGLPNEMGQFDLGPAAMAKIVGEFAKQGWVNIVGGCCGTSPDHIAAMVAELKDFAPHSKTTVAPRLRLSGTQPLELRPDSNFLMIGERSNVTGSRKFARLVREKQYEEAVEVAREQVENGANVLDVNMDEGLLDSEAEMVHYLRLLAGEGETAAVPVMIDSSKWDVIEAGLQAVQGKAIVNSISLKDGEQEFLRRAQLCRQYGAAIVVMAFDEQGQAATEDEKVRICKRAYELLTSELKFPAEDIIFDPNILTVATGIEEHNNYALDFINATRRIKQECPGVKVSGGVSNVSFSFRGNDPVREAIHSVFLYYAVQAGMDMGIVNAGQLVVYDEIEPKLKELVEDVILNRRDDATERLVDFAESVKKQDSGEAAATAEEWRSAPVEERLKHALIKGIVKYVDEDTEEARQKYSKCLEIIEGPLMDGMSIVGDLFGAGKMFLPQVVKSARVMKKAVAYLTPYMEAEKAAAGDAAKSRGKVLLATVKGDVHDIGKNIVGVVLGCNNFEVIDLGVMCSCEKILEAAKDEGVDMIGLSGLITPSLDEMVHVAREMERLEIDLPLLIGGATTSAKHTAVKIAPVCSIPVLHVVDASRSVPVVEKVMNPESRPKLIEENKVLQADLKASYEKRQAVSLLPYAEALANRFTTDWQTVDIPTPEFTGTRTIETQSLAELRDYIDWSPFFLTWEMKGKYPKIFDDPNLGTEAKKLFDDANELLDRVIAEQLLTARAVYGFWPANSEGDDIVLYTDDSRSTELARFHALRQQWERKGQKAYYSLADFIAPTDSGRADYLGGFAVTTGVGCDELAAKYDADHDDYNSIMIKAVADRLAEAFAESLHAKVRREWGYGQDESLNNDELIAERYRGIRPAAGYPAQPDHTEKQTLFTLLDAEAKTGITLTENYAMHPAASVSGLYFAHPESRYFAVDRITKEQVEDYARRKGMSVAEVERWLAPNLGYEK
- a CDS encoding BON domain-containing protein, with the translated sequence MSRHFRQLMIVATVAGFFAVSPVWGQGIGGSRTTGTGTTGMSSGIGTSGIGGSSLGGGIGTSGIGSGGFGTSGIGQGGFGQSTSGIGNQSNSGFVGRTSDDVTNMFNNMTRQNTQGGQSGRTRNSSNRSTRSSSSNRVQQPVRVTLKVAFDHPAIRTPQRTIAENEKVMELLTDQNLSGVSMSRSEGRVVLGGTAPTAWDRKVAEKLVSLQPTVVSVSNEMSVSETVSTPSPE
- a CDS encoding type II toxin-antitoxin system RelE/ParE family toxin; this translates as MADFRVLITDRASAQLHEIVEWIEQRAPETAQRWFKKTLTEITSLSIMPRRHSLARESIQLKMELREILVGKRKWRVLYTIRDQDVIVMCIRIGALGPVTAEDLSGD